The following are from one region of the Streptomyces fradiae genome:
- a CDS encoding MerR family transcriptional regulator, whose amino-acid sequence MRIGELSRRTGVSVATIKYYVREGLLPAGQLTSPNQASYEETHVRRLRLIRALLDVGGLSVAGIREVLEAVDDPGQPVHKMLGSVADQVVPQYKDGGEPGERLTAARKAVAGLIERRGWRSYPGSAAFEALAVALAALEDAGHGAFAAEVLDDYAAAAERVAQVDLDYVARNVVREELVESVVVGTVLGDAMFAALRRLAHIDASGRMFGLGG is encoded by the coding sequence GTGCGCATTGGAGAGTTGAGTCGGAGGACCGGGGTGTCCGTAGCGACGATCAAGTACTACGTACGGGAGGGGCTGCTGCCCGCCGGGCAGCTCACGAGCCCCAACCAGGCCTCGTACGAGGAGACGCACGTGCGGCGGCTCCGCCTGATCCGCGCCCTGCTCGACGTCGGCGGACTGTCCGTGGCCGGCATCCGCGAGGTGCTCGAGGCCGTCGACGACCCCGGGCAGCCGGTGCACAAGATGCTGGGCTCGGTCGCCGACCAGGTGGTCCCGCAGTACAAGGACGGGGGTGAGCCGGGCGAGCGGCTCACCGCCGCCCGTAAGGCGGTGGCCGGCCTCATCGAGCGGCGGGGCTGGCGCAGTTACCCCGGATCCGCGGCCTTCGAGGCGCTCGCGGTGGCCCTCGCCGCCCTGGAGGACGCCGGGCACGGCGCCTTCGCCGCCGAGGTCCTCGACGACTACGCTGCCGCGGCCGAGCGGGTCGCCCAGGTCGACCTCGACTACGTCGCCCGCAACGTCGTGCGCGAGGAGCTCGTCGAGAGCGTCGTCGTCGGCACCGTCCTCGGCGACGCCATGTTCGCCGCCCTGCGCCGCCTCGCCCACATCGACGCCTCCGGCCGGATGTTCGGCCTCGGGGGCTGA
- a CDS encoding ABA4-like family protein: MTGFLFELTFLLAAPVWLLMIFAPGRSVTDRVAASPLTVLPVLAVYLILVAPVLPELWTAVSSPDLDAFRDLTALANGAGAVWAQIIAWDLLLGQWIYRESRRLSLSPFLTGPLLVLTILLSPFALLLFLPLRALRRPHTAQAAQPAESARL, from the coding sequence ATGACCGGCTTCCTCTTCGAACTCACCTTCCTCCTCGCGGCCCCGGTCTGGCTGCTGATGATCTTCGCCCCGGGCCGGAGCGTCACGGACCGCGTGGCCGCCTCGCCCCTGACCGTCCTGCCGGTCCTCGCCGTCTACCTGATCCTCGTGGCCCCGGTCCTCCCGGAACTCTGGACCGCGGTCAGCAGCCCGGACCTCGACGCCTTCCGCGACCTCACCGCCCTCGCGAACGGCGCCGGCGCCGTCTGGGCCCAGATCATCGCCTGGGACCTCCTCCTGGGCCAATGGATCTACCGCGAGTCCCGCCGCCTGTCCCTCTCCCCCTTCCTCACCGGCCCCCTCCTCGTCCTGACGATCCTCCTCTCCCCCTTCGCCCTCCTCCTCTTCCTCCCGCTCCGCGCCCTCCGCCGACCCCACACCGCGCAGGCGGCCCAACCGGCCGAGTCGGCCCGGCTGTAG